A DNA window from Leptotrichia sp. oral taxon 215 str. W9775 contains the following coding sequences:
- a CDS encoding YfcC family protein yields the protein MEQAKKKGFKMPSSYTVLFILIIILAILTWIIPAGEYEKNEAGQLVAGTYKTVQSNPQGIYDIFMAPVYGLIGNKLTTGSIGVAFFILIIGGFLGVITETGALDIGIASVIKKNKGKEKRLIPLLMILFAIGGTTYGMAEETIAFYPLLIPIMIGVGFDTITAVAVILVGSQIGCLASTVNPFATGVASDTAGISIADGIVWRLVFLVVMVAISIFYVYSYATKIEKNPEKSFVYSQRKENLELFKIPESSEAMTKKQLYILWIFILTFFIMILSLIPWGDFGIKIFEQFNDALLGLPVIGGLFRHAAPFGTWYFSEITMLFFVSSVLIGVVYGMSEDKFLEVFLKGAADLIGVALICAVSRGIQVIMNDGLITATILHWGEIGLKGLSPQLFITLTYLFYLPMSFLIPGTSSLAGATMGLLGPMAEFVHVRSHLVITAFQAASGVLNLFTPTSGVVMGALAIARIDIIVWIKFLAKLILIVILMSIVILVIATFFY from the coding sequence ATGGAACAAGCAAAAAAGAAAGGCTTCAAAATGCCTTCTTCGTATACAGTTTTGTTTATTCTTATCATTATTCTTGCAATTCTGACTTGGATTATTCCTGCTGGAGAATATGAAAAAAATGAAGCAGGACAGCTAGTGGCAGGAACTTATAAAACTGTACAGTCAAATCCCCAAGGGATATATGACATTTTTATGGCTCCCGTATACGGACTGATTGGTAATAAACTTACTACCGGTTCAATAGGTGTAGCATTTTTTATCCTTATAATAGGAGGTTTTCTAGGCGTAATTACTGAAACAGGAGCTCTAGATATCGGAATTGCTTCTGTCATCAAGAAAAATAAAGGAAAAGAAAAAAGACTTATTCCCCTATTAATGATTCTGTTTGCCATTGGAGGAACTACTTATGGAATGGCAGAAGAAACTATAGCTTTTTATCCTCTTCTTATCCCAATCATGATAGGAGTCGGCTTTGATACAATCACTGCAGTTGCTGTAATTTTAGTAGGTTCACAAATTGGATGTCTTGCGTCTACTGTAAATCCCTTTGCTACAGGAGTCGCATCAGATACTGCCGGTATCAGTATAGCTGATGGTATAGTATGGAGGCTTGTATTTCTGGTGGTAATGGTTGCAATTTCTATTTTCTATGTGTACAGCTATGCCACTAAAATAGAAAAAAATCCTGAAAAGTCATTTGTCTATTCTCAAAGAAAAGAAAATCTTGAACTCTTTAAAATACCAGAAAGCTCTGAGGCAATGACTAAGAAACAGCTTTATATATTATGGATTTTCATTTTAACATTCTTTATAATGATACTCAGCCTAATTCCATGGGGTGATTTCGGTATAAAAATATTTGAACAGTTTAATGATGCTTTACTTGGATTACCGGTTATTGGAGGACTTTTTAGACATGCAGCTCCTTTTGGAACATGGTATTTCTCAGAAATCACAATGCTTTTCTTTGTTTCTTCAGTATTAATAGGTGTTGTTTATGGTATGTCTGAAGATAAGTTCCTGGAAGTATTTTTAAAAGGAGCGGCTGATTTAATAGGCGTTGCCTTAATATGTGCCGTATCACGTGGTATTCAGGTTATTATGAATGACGGACTTATAACTGCAACTATTCTTCACTGGGGTGAAATAGGACTTAAGGGACTTTCTCCTCAACTGTTTATAACTCTTACATATTTATTCTACCTACCTATGTCTTTCTTAATTCCAGGTACATCAAGTCTTGCCGGAGCAACAATGGGACTTTTAGGCCCTATGGCAGAATTTGTTCACGTAAGATCTCATCTTGTTATTACTGCATTTCAGGCTGCTTCTGGAGTATTAAATTTATTTACTCCGACATCTGGTGTAGTAATGGGAGCTCTAGCTATTGCACGTATAGACATTATTGTATGGATTAAATTCCTTGCAAAGCTCATTTTAATTGTTATTTTAATGAGTATTGTAATTCTTGTAATTGCAACTTTCTTTTATTAG
- the mgtE gene encoding magnesium transporter: MKEKIQALINEKKFSEIREEFRNLNNVEISDLLNQFDKSELIIIFRLLSKDQSADVFSYLEPEQQEIIINAVTDRETEVLFRNLYFDDMIDIIEEMPSNLVKKILKNTNSEDRYLINQFLNYPENSAGSIMTTEYVDLKKNMKVSQAIKEIRDTVEEKENIYTCYVISEDRKLEGVVSLKELITSDDDVTIESIMNRNFVSAHANDDQEVVADIIKKYDLIILPVVDIENRLLGIITIDDIIDVIEQEDTEDFHRMAGISPVEETYLKTSAFTMARQRIMWLVVLMISATFTGRIIKSYEDVLQSVVVLASFIPMLMDTGGNAGAQSSTTVIRALSLGDVEIKDIFKILKKEFLTSFIVAVVLAAINYLRLITLTKTSLDVALVVSGTLILVVIISKVIGAFLPIVAKTFKMDPAIMAGPLITTILDALTLSIYFKFATIFLSGMIK; encoded by the coding sequence ATGAAAGAAAAGATACAGGCTCTAATAAATGAAAAAAAGTTTTCTGAAATCAGAGAAGAATTTAGAAATCTTAACAATGTGGAAATTTCAGATTTGCTGAACCAATTTGATAAATCGGAATTAATAATAATTTTCAGGTTATTGTCTAAAGATCAGAGTGCAGATGTATTTTCATATCTGGAACCGGAACAGCAGGAAATTATTATTAATGCCGTGACTGACCGGGAGACTGAAGTTCTTTTTAGAAATCTTTATTTTGATGACATGATTGACATTATAGAAGAAATGCCTTCAAATCTGGTAAAGAAAATATTAAAGAATACAAATTCCGAAGACAGATATCTAATAAATCAGTTTTTAAATTATCCTGAAAATTCAGCAGGAAGTATAATGACAACTGAGTATGTGGATTTAAAGAAAAATATGAAGGTATCTCAGGCAATTAAAGAAATAAGGGATACTGTTGAAGAAAAAGAAAATATATACACATGTTATGTAATAAGTGAAGACAGAAAGCTTGAAGGAGTTGTTTCGCTTAAAGAACTGATTACAAGTGATGATGACGTAACTATTGAAAGTATTATGAACCGTAACTTTGTAAGTGCCCATGCCAATGATGACCAGGAAGTAGTTGCTGATATAATCAAAAAATATGACTTGATTATTCTACCGGTGGTGGATATTGAAAACAGGCTTCTTGGGATTATAACAATAGATGATATTATTGATGTAATTGAGCAGGAAGATACAGAAGATTTTCATAGAATGGCAGGGATATCTCCAGTAGAAGAAACTTACTTGAAGACAAGTGCGTTTACAATGGCGAGACAGAGAATAATGTGGCTTGTAGTTCTTATGATTTCTGCAACCTTTACCGGAAGAATTATAAAAAGTTATGAAGATGTACTTCAGTCGGTGGTAGTACTTGCTTCATTTATTCCAATGCTTATGGATACAGGGGGAAATGCCGGAGCACAGTCTTCAACAACAGTAATTCGTGCCTTGTCATTAGGAGATGTGGAAATAAAAGATATATTTAAAATATTAAAGAAAGAATTTTTGACTTCCTTTATAGTGGCAGTAGTTCTGGCGGCTATTAACTATCTGAGACTTATAACATTAACGAAAACAAGTCTTGATGTCGCACTGGTTGTTTCTGGAACGCTTATACTGGTAGTTATTATTTCTAAAGTAATAGGGGCTTTTTTGCCAATTGTTGCCAAAACATTCAAAATGGATCCTGCAATTATGGCGGGGCCATTAATAACAACAATACTGGATGCACTGACACTTTCGATTTATTTTAAATTTGCCACTATATTCTTAAGCGGTATGATTAAGTAA
- the mgtE gene encoding magnesium transporter: protein MREIIEALVKEKKYFEIRKQLNELNGVEISEIINDFEIPEVVIMIFRLLKKDKAAVVFPYLDSEHQEMIIYASTDIETKNIFDELYFDDIVDIIEEMPADVVKKILKNTDAKDRHLINQLLKYPEYSAGSIMTTEYVDLEKGMKVAEAIDCIRKTGKDKENIYTCYVTNEEGKLEGVISLKELIGKKDDTLIEDVMESSFASVNTNDHQEEVVAVFKKYDLIVLPVTDNENRILGIITADDVMHVVEQEATEDFHKMAGITATVEEPYLKTNVFTVAKQRIGWLAVLMISDTISGNIIQGYEKVLAQSIILTAFVPMLMSTGGNVGSQSSTVVIRSLALGEISPKDAFRVLKKEFSISLMVALVLSLLNFFRLMWFEKIDIMIALTVSVTLIFTVIVSKIVGALLPLGAKILKTDPAVMATPLITTISDAVTLIIYFKFATMFLKIG, encoded by the coding sequence ATGAGAGAAATAATTGAAGCTCTGGTAAAAGAAAAAAAATATTTTGAAATAAGAAAACAGTTAAATGAACTGAACGGAGTTGAAATTTCTGAAATAATAAATGATTTTGAGATTCCGGAAGTGGTAATAATGATATTCAGACTCCTGAAAAAAGATAAAGCGGCTGTCGTATTTCCGTATTTGGATTCTGAACATCAGGAAATGATAATTTATGCATCAACAGATATTGAAACAAAAAATATATTTGACGAACTTTATTTTGATGATATAGTAGATATAATTGAAGAGATGCCTGCAGATGTGGTGAAAAAAATACTAAAAAATACTGATGCAAAAGATAGACATCTTATAAATCAGCTTCTGAAATATCCTGAATACTCGGCAGGAAGCATAATGACAACAGAGTATGTTGATCTGGAAAAGGGCATGAAGGTGGCAGAAGCGATAGATTGTATAAGAAAGACAGGTAAGGATAAGGAAAATATATATACCTGCTATGTTACAAATGAAGAAGGAAAGCTTGAAGGGGTTATTTCCCTTAAGGAATTAATTGGTAAAAAAGATGATACTCTGATAGAAGATGTTATGGAGAGTAGCTTTGCAAGTGTGAATACGAATGACCATCAGGAAGAAGTAGTAGCAGTATTTAAAAAATATGACCTGATAGTTCTTCCTGTTACTGATAATGAAAATAGAATTCTGGGAATAATAACAGCAGATGATGTAATGCACGTAGTGGAACAGGAAGCTACGGAAGATTTCCACAAAATGGCGGGAATTACTGCAACTGTAGAGGAACCTTACCTGAAAACTAATGTATTTACAGTAGCCAAACAGAGAATAGGATGGCTTGCCGTACTTATGATTTCTGATACAATATCAGGAAATATAATTCAGGGATATGAAAAGGTTTTAGCACAGTCAATTATACTTACTGCATTTGTACCGATGCTGATGTCCACCGGAGGAAATGTTGGCTCACAATCATCAACAGTTGTAATACGTTCACTTGCTTTAGGTGAAATATCTCCAAAGGATGCCTTTAGAGTTTTGAAGAAAGAATTTTCGATTTCGTTAATGGTGGCATTAGTTTTATCACTCCTCAATTTCTTTAGACTGATGTGGTTTGAAAAAATAGATATTATGATAGCTCTTACAGTATCAGTAACATTAATATTTACAGTAATAGTTTCAAAAATAGTGGGTGCATTGCTTCCACTTGGAGCAAAAATTCTGAAAACGGATCCTGCCGTTATGGCAACTCCTTTAATAACAACAATTTCAGATGCTGTGACACTTATTATTTATTTTAAATTTGCAACAATGTTCTTAAAAATCGGATAA
- a CDS encoding bifunctional dihydroorotate dehydrogenase B NAD binding subunit/NADPH-dependent glutamate synthase, which produces MSKAMGRNLFEIVEKKLLAPAIYMFRVYSPWVAENSNPGQFIILKTDEKGERIPLTIADYDSENGLVTVVIQAIGHSTEDACSYNVGEKFNDFVGPLGQASDLINQTDEELKGKKILFVAGGLGAAPVYPQVKYLHSRGIDADVIMGAKTKEMIIYEEDMKKVANNVFVVTDDGSYGNKGFVTDEMVRLIENEGKKYDEVIAIGPLIMMKSVSELTKKYNIKTIVSLNPIMVDGTGMCGACRITVGNSVKFACVDGPEFEAHEIDFDEALKRQKLYKTVEGKKLLNITECEQDKRVELGTEIYCLGKSGNGEKEGEEKQEIVLDRKKKVPDRLQPAEVRIHNFEEVSKGYTEEMAMVEAMRCLNCKKPLCVPQCPVNINIPQFIMQVKNGEFKQAAETIWETSSLPAICGRVCPQESQCEGSCIVGFKNEPVAIGRLERFVADYAREKGIKMALHNVEKKNKKVAVIGSGPSGIACAGDLAKLGYDVTIFEALHEAGGVLVYGIPEFRLPKKEVVEPEIQAIKDLGVKIETNVIIGKTLSVDELVEKQGYEAVYIASGAGLPNFMHIKGEGSNGVFSANELLTRNNLMKAHSDEYKTPVTVGKNAVIVGAGNVAMDAARTAIRLGAEVTVVYRRTEDEAPARLEEIEHAKEEGVKFSFLTNPVEIIPDEHGWVKKIRCIRMELGEPDEKGRRRPVEVPDSEFEIESDTVIISIGTSPNPLISQAIPGLELNRWKGIVTDEETGATNKEGIYAGGDAVTGAATVILAMGAGKKAAKAIDEMLSGK; this is translated from the coding sequence ATGTCAAAGGCTATGGGAAGAAATTTATTTGAAATTGTAGAAAAAAAATTACTGGCACCAGCTATTTATATGTTTAGGGTGTATTCACCATGGGTTGCCGAAAATTCAAATCCTGGTCAGTTTATTATACTGAAAACTGATGAAAAAGGGGAGAGAATTCCATTAACAATAGCAGATTATGACAGTGAAAACGGGCTTGTTACAGTTGTAATACAAGCAATAGGTCATTCAACTGAAGATGCCTGCAGTTACAATGTTGGAGAAAAGTTCAATGATTTTGTAGGTCCTCTTGGACAGGCGTCAGATCTGATTAATCAGACAGATGAAGAACTTAAAGGGAAGAAAATCCTATTTGTAGCAGGAGGATTGGGGGCTGCACCTGTTTATCCGCAGGTTAAGTATCTTCATTCACGGGGAATAGATGCCGATGTGATAATGGGGGCAAAAACAAAAGAAATGATAATATACGAAGAAGATATGAAAAAAGTGGCTAATAATGTCTTTGTTGTGACAGATGATGGAAGCTATGGAAATAAAGGATTTGTAACAGATGAAATGGTACGTCTTATTGAAAATGAAGGAAAAAAGTATGATGAAGTAATTGCAATAGGGCCTCTTATCATGATGAAATCAGTTTCAGAGCTTACTAAAAAATATAATATTAAAACAATTGTCAGTTTAAATCCTATTATGGTTGACGGTACAGGAATGTGCGGAGCATGTAGAATTACAGTTGGAAACAGTGTGAAATTTGCATGTGTAGACGGACCTGAATTTGAAGCACATGAAATAGATTTTGATGAAGCATTGAAAAGACAGAAACTGTATAAAACTGTTGAAGGAAAAAAACTTTTAAATATTACAGAATGTGAGCAGGATAAAAGAGTAGAACTGGGAACAGAAATTTATTGTCTTGGAAAGAGCGGTAATGGAGAAAAAGAAGGAGAAGAAAAGCAGGAGATAGTCCTTGACAGGAAGAAAAAAGTTCCGGATAGATTACAGCCTGCTGAAGTGAGAATACATAATTTTGAGGAAGTAAGTAAAGGATATACAGAAGAAATGGCAATGGTGGAAGCAATGAGATGTCTTAACTGCAAAAAGCCCCTTTGCGTGCCGCAATGTCCTGTAAATATCAATATTCCTCAGTTTATAATGCAGGTTAAAAATGGGGAATTTAAACAAGCTGCAGAAACTATATGGGAAACGAGCTCACTTCCTGCAATTTGTGGGAGAGTCTGTCCACAGGAAAGTCAGTGTGAAGGAAGCTGTATAGTAGGATTCAAAAATGAGCCTGTTGCAATAGGGAGACTGGAAAGATTTGTTGCTGACTATGCTAGGGAAAAGGGAATTAAAATGGCTCTTCACAATGTTGAGAAGAAAAATAAAAAAGTTGCTGTCATAGGAAGTGGACCTTCAGGAATAGCATGTGCAGGAGATTTGGCAAAATTAGGTTATGATGTGACAATTTTTGAAGCATTGCACGAGGCTGGAGGGGTTCTAGTATACGGTATACCTGAATTCAGGCTTCCAAAAAAAGAAGTTGTTGAACCTGAAATACAGGCTATAAAAGATTTAGGAGTAAAAATAGAAACAAATGTAATAATTGGAAAAACATTGTCAGTGGATGAACTGGTTGAAAAGCAGGGATACGAAGCGGTTTACATAGCATCAGGTGCAGGACTTCCTAATTTTATGCATATAAAAGGTGAAGGATCCAATGGAGTATTTTCTGCAAATGAACTTCTGACACGAAATAATCTTATGAAGGCTCACAGCGATGAATATAAAACGCCTGTAACAGTAGGCAAAAATGCTGTTATAGTTGGAGCAGGAAACGTTGCTATGGATGCGGCGAGAACTGCAATAAGATTAGGTGCAGAAGTTACAGTAGTTTATAGAAGAACTGAGGATGAAGCTCCGGCAAGGCTGGAAGAAATAGAACATGCCAAGGAAGAAGGAGTTAAGTTTTCATTCCTGACAAATCCTGTGGAAATTATTCCAGATGAACATGGATGGGTAAAAAAAATAAGATGTATAAGAATGGAGCTGGGAGAACCTGACGAAAAAGGAAGAAGAAGACCTGTGGAAGTTCCTGATTCAGAATTTGAAATAGAATCAGATACAGTAATTATTTCAATCGGGACATCTCCAAATCCATTGATAAGTCAGGCAATTCCAGGACTGGAACTAAACAGATGGAAAGGAATTGTAACTGATGAAGAAACAGGAGCTACAAACAAGGAAGGAATCTATGCAGGAGGAGATGCTGTAACTGGAGCTGCAACAGTGATTCTTGCAATGGGTGCAGGTAAGAAGGCTGCAAAAGCTATTGATGAAATGTTAAGTGGAAAATAG
- a CDS encoding GntR family transcriptional regulator, translating to MSKYKDVYNDIKDKIKDGSLKPGEFLASESELANEYSYSKDTIRKALSILELEGYIQKLKGKNSLILERGYLKNVSLSSIQTSQELSKAENLDIKTNLVSLYIIQDNKKLMDIFHATKDNDFYKVVRTRSLDGEKLEYDVSYFDRRIVPFLSKEISQKSIYEYLENKLNLKISHSRREIKFRYATPEEKKYMDLKKYEMVVVIETYAFLSNGSLFEYGTISYRPDKFTFSIVAKR from the coding sequence ATGAGCAAATACAAAGATGTATACAACGATATAAAAGATAAAATAAAGGACGGTTCCTTAAAACCGGGAGAATTTCTAGCCAGTGAATCTGAACTGGCAAATGAATACTCCTATTCAAAAGACACTATAAGAAAAGCTCTTTCTATTTTGGAACTTGAAGGATATATTCAAAAATTAAAAGGGAAAAATTCCCTCATACTTGAAAGAGGATACCTGAAAAATGTATCCCTTTCTTCAATTCAGACTTCACAGGAACTGAGTAAAGCTGAAAATCTCGATATAAAAACAAATCTAGTCAGTCTTTATATAATTCAGGATAATAAAAAGCTGATGGATATTTTTCACGCAACTAAAGACAATGATTTTTATAAAGTTGTCCGTACACGTTCTCTTGACGGAGAAAAGCTCGAATATGATGTTTCGTATTTTGACAGGAGAATCGTTCCTTTCTTAAGTAAGGAAATTTCTCAGAAATCTATTTATGAGTATCTGGAAAATAAACTTAATCTGAAAATTTCGCATTCGAGAAGGGAAATAAAATTCAGGTATGCAACTCCTGAAGAAAAAAAGTATATGGATTTGAAAAAATATGAAATGGTTGTTGTTATTGAAACATATGCATTTCTATCAAATGGAAGTCTTTTTGAATATGGTACTATTTCCTACCGTCCGGATAAATTTACATTTTCAATAGTTGCAAAAAGATAA
- the malQ gene encoding 4-alpha-glucanotransferase, translating to MFERSSGILFHPTSLPGKYGIGTLGKEAYAFIDFLKKSRQKLWQIFPLGPTGYGDSPYQSFSSFAGNPYLIDFDLLIEAHLLSEEDLRDVFFGDNEEYIDYGAIYNQKYPLLRRVYENFKSSDNHEMRENLEHFKRENASWLNDYSLYISLKNHFNGLPWNEWAHDIKNREHGAMEHYRNELADDIEYHNFIQFLFFKQWGDVKRYANENGIKIIGDIPIFVAADSSDAWANPEIFLFDEERKPVKVAGVPPDYFSATGQLWGNPLYNWQKLKETNYSWWVERVRANLSTCDIIRIDHFRGFEAYWAVPYGDDTAINGQWEPGPGIDLFNAIKSQLGELPIIAEDLGLMTQGVIDLREATGFPGMKILGFAFDSGEENDYLPHTYTKNCVVYTGTHDNDTLIGWFQKAKEEDRQFARDYLNSRSDDKIHWDAIRGAWSSVASMAISPVQDFLGLGSEARINTPGVAAGNWQWRLRHGVLTDELAERIAKLTRVYSR from the coding sequence ATGTTTGAAAGAAGCTCAGGTATTTTATTCCATCCGACTTCCCTTCCAGGAAAATACGGTATTGGAACTTTAGGAAAAGAAGCTTATGCTTTTATTGATTTCCTAAAAAAATCTAGACAGAAATTATGGCAAATATTCCCTTTAGGACCTACAGGATATGGAGATTCTCCATACCAGTCATTTTCATCTTTTGCTGGGAATCCTTATCTTATTGACTTTGATTTACTTATTGAAGCTCATTTACTTTCAGAAGAAGACCTTAGAGATGTATTTTTTGGAGATAACGAAGAATACATAGATTACGGGGCAATATATAATCAGAAATATCCTTTATTAAGAAGGGTATATGAAAACTTTAAATCTTCTGATAATCACGAAATGAGAGAAAATCTTGAACATTTTAAAAGAGAAAATGCTTCATGGTTAAATGACTACAGCCTTTATATTTCATTGAAAAACCATTTTAACGGACTTCCTTGGAATGAATGGGCACACGATATAAAAAACAGGGAACACGGAGCAATGGAACATTATAGAAATGAACTTGCAGATGATATTGAATATCATAATTTCATACAGTTCCTATTCTTTAAACAATGGGGAGATGTAAAAAGATACGCAAATGAAAATGGTATAAAAATAATAGGAGATATACCGATATTTGTTGCTGCAGATAGTTCTGATGCATGGGCAAATCCGGAAATATTCCTATTTGATGAAGAAAGAAAACCCGTTAAAGTGGCTGGTGTTCCGCCTGATTATTTCAGTGCAACAGGACAATTATGGGGAAATCCTCTTTATAACTGGCAAAAACTTAAAGAAACTAACTACAGCTGGTGGGTAGAAAGGGTAAGAGCAAACCTTTCAACTTGTGATATAATAAGAATAGACCACTTCAGAGGATTTGAAGCATACTGGGCAGTTCCTTACGGTGATGACACTGCTATAAACGGACAATGGGAACCAGGTCCAGGAATCGACTTATTTAATGCTATTAAATCTCAATTAGGTGAATTACCTATTATTGCTGAGGATTTAGGACTTATGACTCAAGGAGTTATTGATTTGAGAGAAGCTACTGGATTCCCAGGAATGAAAATTTTAGGATTTGCATTCGATTCAGGTGAAGAAAATGACTATCTTCCACATACATATACAAAAAACTGTGTTGTCTATACAGGAACTCATGATAACGATACATTGATAGGATGGTTCCAGAAGGCAAAAGAAGAAGATAGACAGTTTGCAAGAGATTATCTGAATTCAAGATCAGATGATAAAATTCACTGGGATGCAATAAGAGGAGCATGGAGCTCAGTTGCCAGCATGGCAATATCTCCAGTTCAAGATTTCCTAGGTCTTGGAAGTGAAGCTAGAATAAATACTCCTGGAGTTGCTGCAGGCAATTGGCAATGGCGTTTAAGACATGGAGTTCTTACAGATGAACTGGCTGAAAGAATTGCAAAATTAACTAGAGTGTACTCAAGATAA